Within the Saccharopolyspora gloriosae genome, the region CGACGCGCTGGGCGCACCGTGGGCGTTCCTGTCGCAGCGGGCGATCCTGCGCCGCAACCCGGACGGGGTCCGCGAACCGGCCGAGTACCTCGGCGGTCGCGGCCGGTCCACGGCAGTGGGCCAGCAGTCCGTGTTCCTCCTGGACGGCCTGCTCCGCGCGACCGTCCACAAGGGACTCAAGCGGTCCGGCTCGGAGCCGGACCTGGTGCGCGGCACCTTGCAGCATTGGCTGATCACGCAGGGCGCGCTGATCGAACCGGCCGTGCGGCCCGCCGCGCTCGCCGAGCACCCCGCGTTGCGCGTGCAGCGGTTCCCCGACGAGGCCACCGTCACCGCCCTCGCCGGGTGGGACGGCGAGAGCGCGGCCCCCACGCCGAGCACCCCGCCGAACCAAGCCACCGGTGCCGCCGCAGCGGCGCGAGGCGCCGTGGTCGGCCTTCACGCCGACACACCCGGGGCCGCCGTCGAACTGGGCATCACGATCGGCGTGCTCACCCACGGCCACCCGGACGGCTATCTCCCGGCGGCCGCGGTCGCCGCGATGGTCGCGGCGCTGCGGGACGGCCAGACCCTCGCGGAGAGCGTGCACACCACGCTCAACGAGCTCAAGGCATGGGAAGGCAACGAGAACACGACGCGCTCGCTGCGGGACGCGCTGGAACTGGCCGAGCACGGCCCGGTTCCGGTGCCCGCGCTGGAGAAGCTGGGGGCGGGCAAGCACGCCCCGGCCGCCCTCGGCGTCGCGGTGGCCGCGGCCCTGACGCACCCCGACTCGTTCGCGGACGCCGTCGCGCTGGCCGCCACGCACTCCGGCGACAGCGCGGCGACCGCCGCGCTGTGCGGCGGCCTGCTGGGAGCGGCGCGCGGCGCGTCGGAGATCCCCCGGGAATGGCTCGATCAGCTGGAACTGCACGACCAAGTGGAGCAGCTGATCACCGACGCGCGCCGCGCCGAGACCGAGCTCGCCCCGGACGGCACGGCGCCGGACTGGGCGAAGCGGTACACGGGATAACGTTGGACAAGTGACGGACGCGAGGGCCTCTGACGGGCTCACCGAGGCGGAACGGGCGTTGTTGGCGGTATACCGGGAACGGCGCCGCCTGATGACACCCGATTCCACGACCGCGCGCCCGGACTCCGGCTCGCACTCCGGCGGGTCGGACGGCACCGGCCCGGACACGACCGGACCCGCCGACGCCGATGAGCGGTTGCTGCTGGAGAAGTGGCGTTCGTGGCGGGACCGCCCGCTGACCCGGCCGCCGTGGTTCGCTGCGTTGCGCCAGCGCATCAGCACCGACCCGGTACCACCGGTCCCCGCGACCGGCCTCGCCGACGACTCCGGCTACCGGGCGGACGCCGCGAGCCGATTCGCCGGGATGCTGCTGGGCACCGCCTGCGCCGAGTTCACCGTCGCGGGCCGCGTCGGCGAGCGCACCACGTCCACGATGTTCGCGCTGGAAGGCGTGATCCGCGCGCACACCGCGCTGCGCGTGCACGGTGCCGCCGACCTGCCCGCTTCCGTCCTCAGTGGACTCCAACGGTGGCTGCACACCCGCGGAGTCCCTTGGCAGGACTGCATTGCGAACCCCACCGAGGAACCGGACGGCTGGCTGGTCGGCCGAAGTGAGCTGCGCGCCGACTCGGTGGACGACCCGGCGCTGCTCACCGCGCTGACCAGGATCGCCGCCGGTGGCAGGGCTTCCGCACATGCGACCGGCGCGACAGGTGTACCGCTCGGCGCCGTGGCCGCGCTGTGGTCCGGCACCGACGTGTTCGGCTCCGCCAGGGACCTCGCCGCGTTGTCCCACGGCCACCCGGACGGCAACCGCCCCGCCGGTGTGCTCGGCGTCGCGATTTCCCTGCTGCTGCGCGAAATTCCGCTGCACGAGAGCCTGCTGCGAGCGGTCGCGGCCTGGGAGCCCGCGGACTCCCGGCCGCGCCTGCTGGATCGCGCATTGAGCCTCGGAGCCACCAGCCCCGTCGGGTTCGTGCCCGGTGCCGACCAGCTCGACGCGATGAGCGCGGGCCGCACCGGCACCGAGGCCCTCGCCGTGGCGTTGCGCGTCGCCGCCGCCTGCCCCGACGACTTCGCCACCGCCGTCGCCGCCGCGTCCGACCACGGCGGCGACATCCGCACGACCGCCGTGCTGTGCGGCCAATTACTCGGAGCCGCTCACGGTCCCGCCGCGATTCCCCTACCGTGGTCCGAGAAACCAGCCGCGCTCGCGGCGCTGGAACGGCTCGCCGAGGACGCCGCCGCCGAATTCGGTCCCTACCCGGACGAATCCGCCGAGTGGCTCCAGCGGTACCCCGTCGGCGCCCCGGCGCACGCCCCCGACCGGCGAAGGAGCCTGCACGCCGTGCCCAGACTCGCCGCATCCAGGGACCGCTTCCTCGGCGCGGTACTGGGCTGCGCCATCGGTGAAGCGCTCGGCACGCCCATCGCGGGCAACAGCTGGAGCGACATCCAGGACCGGCACGGCCCGCAAGGCCTGCGCAACTACGTGCCCGCAGGGCATCCGGCGGGACGCCTCGGCAGCGACACCCAGCTGCTGCTGTTCTCCCTGGAAGGCACCATTCGAGCCGGGGTGAGTCGCCGCACCGGCGAGGTCGCCGACCCGTCCCGGCACATCCAGCACGCCTACCAGCGCTGGCTGCACACCCAACACCTCAGCTGGGGTCGCGCCGCGGGCGAGTTCCTCAAGCACACCCCCGCTCCGGACGGCTGGCTGGTGGGGCATCGAGCCCTGTTCCAGACCCGCAACCCGGGCCGCACCATGATGCGCACCCTCATCGCGTTCGCCAAGGGCCAACAGCCGATGGGCACTCCCGAACACCCGGTCAGCGACTCGCAGGGCAGCACCGCGGTGATGCGCGCCGTCCCGGCCGCGTTATGGAGCGACGACCCGGTCGAGGTCTTCCGCGTCGGGCAGAACACCGCCGCGCTCACCCACGGCGACCCCGTCGCCTACCTGAGCGCAGGCACCCTCGCGTTCCTGGTGTCCCGCCTGCTCGACGGCAGCGACCTCAGCACCGCCGTCGACGATGCGCTCGACGAGCTCAGCGGGCATCGCGGGCAGCAGGAGGTCTCCCGCAAGGTCGCCGCAGCCGTGCGCTACGCCGGTTCCCCCGAGACCACCCCGACTCACCTGGAAACCGGCATCGGCAACGGCTGGAGCGCCGCGGACGCCCTCGGCATCGGCCTGTACGCGGCCCTGGTCGCCGACGGCGACATCGACGCCGCGCTGCCGTTCGCGGTCAACCACTCCGGCAACTCCGCCACCACCGGTGCCGTGTGCGGCAGCCTCGTCGGCGCCCAGTCGGGCGCGGCGAAGATCCCGGACCGCTGGCGCACCGAACTGGAACTGCACGACGTGATCGAGCAGCTCGCGCACGACGCGAGCCTCGAATTCGGCCCGCACCCGCCGGACACCGAGGACTGGACGACCCGCTACCCGCCGACGTGAGTTCCTGGCTCCGGACCGGCCGGGGCGGCTAACGTGCGGCGCATGGGCGAAGAACTCGTGCACCGCACCATCGACGCAGGCATCGCGACGATCACCCTGGACTCACCGCGCAACCGCAACGCGCTGTCCGCTCAGCTGCGGCGCGAACTCCGCGATCACCTGGCGGCCGCGCTGGCCGCGGACTCGGTGCGGGTCATCGTGCTCGACCACACCGGCCCGGTGTTCTGCGCCGGAATGGACCTCAAGGAATCGCAGTCAGCAGACGCCGACCGGCAAGGGGTGCGGGAACTTCCCGAACTGCTCGAAACGCTGTGGACCAGCCCGAAACCGGTCATCGCGAAGCTCGCGGGACCGGCGCGAGCGGGCGGTGTCGGCATCGTCGCGGCCTGCGACCTGGCGGTGGCGGCCGATTCGGCCACCTTCGGCTTCTCCGAGGTCCGCATCGGCGTGGTGCCCGCGGTGATCTCGCTGACCGTGCTGCCCAGGTTGCAGCCGCGAGCCGCGCACGAACTGTTCCTCACCGGCGAGAACTTCGATGCGACCCGAGCCGTCGAGATCGGCCTGCTCAACTCGGCTGTCCCCGCCGAGTCACTGGACGACGCGGTCGCGCGGTACGCCGACATGCTCTCCCGCGGCGCTCCGAACGCGCTGGCCGCGACGAAGGAACTGCTCCGCCGCCCCCGCGCCGCCGCCATCGCCGAGGACTTCGACACCGTCCTGGAACTCTCCGCGAGCCACTTCGCCTCCGAAGAGGGCCAAGAGGGAATCCGAGCCTTCACCGAAAAACGCCCGGCCACCTGGATCCCACGACAAGCGGAGTGAGCACCTCTCGCAGCTGAGCTCGCCTATGCCGAAGTGGCCGGTCGGGGCGAGCTCAGTCGCGGGTGAGGATTGAGGCGAAGCCGCGGCCGCAGATGGTGTTGCTGGCGGCATCCCGCAGCACCGTGTTGATCTTCTCGTAGGCCTTCGGGTCGTGCTCCGCCAGGTGCTGCGCGCCGGACCAGATGAGCACGTGCTCACCCTCCGGCAACCAGGACAGGTCGGTCAGGCAGTCGTAGAGCGCGTCCAGGTTGCGCCCGGCCCACTCAGGGAACGACAGCACCGCCGCGATTCCGTCCAGCGTGGTGCGCTTGCTGATCAGGTCGCTGCCGTCGAGCACGTGCACGGCCGCGCCGCGCCGCTCGGCATCCTCTGCCGCCGTCTTCGCAGTCACGCCAGGCTGCTCCAGCTTGCTCACCGCCGGCTCCTTCCGGAATACCTGAGGCTTTTTCGTCGCAAACATCCCACTCAACCACACACGTCAACAACCAGGAAAAGGCATTATTCACCGCAATGCCGAGGCAATGCGCCACGGACCGGAGCTCTCCCGATCACGCGAGCGATGCGGGCGGTCCGATATCGGCGAACGCTCGCCGCGGCACCACCGACACCGCTGAATCCGGCAGAACGGGCACAGCCTGCCACACCAGCGTGCCCCGCCGTCAACCGGAGTCGCGGAATGGTGGCCCGTCGTGCCCTGTTGTACGAACCAGCCGATGACGACCAGCGCGATCAGCCCGACGAGGGCGATCGTGATGCGCTTGCGCGAGCTCATCCTGTTCACGACACGTCCGTTCCGCGCGGGGTCCGCACCGTCGGCTCGGCGTCGCGCACTCGGGTCAGCTTCGCGCCGATCGCATCGATGGCCCGGTCGAGAACACGCGCCAGGTACCAGCACACCGGCAGCAGCACGACCAGGACCAAAGTCACCAGCAGCGGGTACCACAGCTGCACGAGCCACAGCTCGACGCCGTCCCACCACTCGAACAGCCAGTCCATCACGAGGCGCCAGAGTACGCCGAAACTTTTCAGCCACGCCCCCACCCCGACCACGACTCACAACACCTTCAATCCGGTAAGCGGCGAAGCCCGCGAAGGGCGAGCGAAGCCACGCCTGCCCCACGGCCAAGGCCGTGCCTTACGGCGAAGCCGTGCCTTACGGCGAAGCCGTGCCTTACGGCGAAGCCGAATCTTGGCGGCGAAGCCGTGCCTGTATGCGCGCCAGCGCATGGCCCACGTCGAAAAAACGACCACCCGCGGGTTCTCAGTGGCTTCCTCGCGAGGACGGCTTTTCCCTCGTGGCGGAGCCACCAGGGAAAAAGATCCCGCAGCGAGGAAGCCACTGAGGTTCGGCCACCCGACAACCTAAGCAGAAGTACCGGTAGCTTCCGCCCGCTCAGAGTGCTCCCGAATAGAACGGATGATGGCGCTGAAGTCGTAGCTGCCGCCGCCTTCCTCGTTGAAGCGCTGGTACAGCTCCGTGGCCAGCCGCCCGATCGACGCATCGGTGCCGCTCTGCTGCGCGGCGGACTCGGCCAGCTTCAGATCCTTGAGCATCAAGGCGGCCGAGAAACCCGGTTCGTAATCGTGGTTGGCTCGGCTGGTCTCCACCAGGTCCGGCACCGGGCAGTTCGTCGTCAGCGCCCAGCACTGGCCGGTGGAGATCGACGCCACGTCGTAGAGCGCCTGGTTGCTCAGGCCCAGCCGCTCGCCCAGCACGAAGGCCTCGCCGACGGCGACCATCGAGGCGCCGAGGATGAGGTTGTTGCACATCTTGGTGACCTGGCCGTTGCCCGGGCCGCCGCAGTGGATGACCTTGCGGGCCATGGGTTCCAGCAACGGCTCCGCCCGCTGGAAATGCTCCTCGGCACCGCCGACCATGAAGGTGAGCGTGCCCGCCTCGGCGCCCGCCGTGCCACCGGAGACCGGTGCGTCCAGCGAGCCGAAGCCCTCCGCTCCGGCCAGCTCGTGCGCGGCCCTGGCATCGGCGACGTCGACCGTTGAGGAGTCGATGAGCAGCACGCCGGGTTGCGCCGCGGGCAGCACCTGCTCGTAGCAGTCCAGCAGGTGCTTGCCGCTGGGCAGCATCGTGATCACCGCTTCGGCACCGGTCACGGCCTCGGCGACCGAGCCGGCCACGGTCACCCCGTTCGCCTGCGCCGCCTCCAGCGCCGCGGGCACCAGGTCGAACCCGCGCACGGTGTGGCCGGCTTTGACGAGGTTCGCCGACATCGGGCCGCCCATGTGGCCGAGCCCGATGAAACCGATGACAGCCATTGTCATGTTCCCTTCTGCGGGGTGCGGTGATCCGGATCCGGGCGCGAGGCCCGCGTTGCTCAGCCGGACAAACCCAGTTCGTCCGCGCCGAGCGAGGCGAAGAACCGCTGCAGCTGGTCTTCGCTCACGTCGTCCAGCCGGTTCGGCGACCACTTCGGGTCGCGGTCCTTGTCGACCAGGGTCGCGCGCACGCCCTCCACGAAGTCGCCCGCGGTGAGGCAGCGCAGCGCGATCCGGAACTCCTGGTCGAGCGCGACCTCCAAGCTCTCGGGGCGGCTGCGCAGCGCGCGCAGCGTCAGCTTCAGCGAGGTCGGAGACTTCGTCTCGATCGCGTCCGCGGCCTTCGCGGCGCCTTCCTCCGGGCGGGCGCGCAGCCGCGCGAGGATCTCCGCCACGTCGTCAGCGGCGTAGGCGGCGTCGATCCACTCCCGCTGCGCGGCGACCGGGGACTCCGGCGGGGCTTCGGCGAATCTCGCCAGCGCCGCGTCCGCGTCACCCGCGGTCAACGCCTTGATCAGGTCGTCGATGCGGTCGCTGGGCAGGTAGTGGTCGGCCAGGTCGAGCGCCACCGCGTCCGCACCGCCGACGGGCGCACCGGTCAGCGCCAGGTGCGTGCCGAGCTCGCCGGGGGCGCGCGAGAGCAGGAACGTGCCGCCCACGTCGGGCACGAAGCCGATGCCGACCTCCGGCATGCCGATCTTCGTCCGTTCCGTCACCACCCGGTGCGAACCGTGCGCGGAGATGCCGACTCCGCCGCCCATGCAGACGCCGTCCATCAGTCCCACGACGGGCTTCGGGTAGTGCGCCAGCATCGTGTTGAGCCGGTACTCCTCACCCCAGAACGCCTTCGGCAGCACGTCGTCCTGAGCTTTGGCCGCGTCGTAGAGCGCCCGGATGTCACCACCCGCGCACAGGCCGCGGTCTCCGGCGCCCTCGATGAGCACCGCCTGCACCTGGTCCTCGGAACTCCACTGCCGCAGGGCCGTGGTGATCGACCGGACCATGTCCAGGGTCAACGAGTTGATCGCCTTCGGACGGTTGAGCGTGATGCGTCCGAGCGCGCCCTCGACGCTGAGCAGAACCTGCTCCGGGGCGGGTGTTGTCATGATGCCGACTCCAGCAGTCCACGGGAAATGATCAGTCGCATGATCTCGTTCGTGCCCTCGAGGATCTGATGCACGCGCAGGTCGCGAACGATCTTCTCGAGGCCGTACTCGGCAAGGTATCCGTATCCACCGTGGATCTGAAGCGCCTCGTTCGCCACGGTGAAACCCACATCGGTGGCCAGTCGCTTCGCCATCGCGCACAGCCTCGTCGCGTCCTGGTCGCGGGCGTCGAGCGCCCACGCGGCACGCCACAGCAGCATTCGCGCGGCTTCCAGCTCGGTGGCCATGTCGGCGAGCTTGAACTGCAGCACCTGGAACTCGCTGAGCTTCGAACCGAACGCGCTGCGCTCCCGCACGTAGCCGAGGCTCTGGTCCAGCGCGGCGCGCGCGCCGCCCAGCGAGCAGGAGGCGATGCTGAGCCTGCCGCCGTCCAGCCCGGCCATGGCGATCTTGAACCCGATCCCCTCGGGGCCGAGGCGGCGGTTCTCCGGAACCCGCACGCCGTCGAGGATCACCTGCCGGGTGGGCTGCGCGTTCCAGCCCATCTTCTTCTCGTTCGGCCCGAACGAGAGCCCCTCGGCGTCGCCTTCCACGATGAACGTCGAGATGCCTTTCGAACCGCTCTCGCCGGTCCGCGCCATCACCACGTACACGTCGGAACTGCCGCCGCCGGAGATGAACTGCTTCACCCCGGTCAGCACGTAGTCGTCCCCGTCTCGCACCGCACGGGTCTGCAAGGCCGCGGCGTCCGAACCGGCCTCGGGTTCGGTGAGGCAATAGCTTGCGCGGGCCTCCAGCGAGCACAGCGCGGGCAGCCAGCGAGCCCGCTGTTCGGCGTCGCCGAAGCGGTCGATCATGCCCGCGACCATGTTGTGGATCGACAGGTACGCCGCCACCGAAGGATCACCGGAGGCCAGCGCCTCGAAGATGAGCACCGATTCGAACCTGCTCAGACCGGTGCCGCCGTAGGCTTCGTCGACGTAGATGCCGCCGATGCCGAGCTCACCCGCGGCCCGCAGCACGTCGACGGGGAAGTGCTTGTCCTGGTCCC harbors:
- a CDS encoding ADP-ribosylglycohydrolase family protein, with the translated sequence MTDARASDGLTEAERALLAVYRERRRLMTPDSTTARPDSGSHSGGSDGTGPDTTGPADADERLLLEKWRSWRDRPLTRPPWFAALRQRISTDPVPPVPATGLADDSGYRADAASRFAGMLLGTACAEFTVAGRVGERTTSTMFALEGVIRAHTALRVHGAADLPASVLSGLQRWLHTRGVPWQDCIANPTEEPDGWLVGRSELRADSVDDPALLTALTRIAAGGRASAHATGATGVPLGAVAALWSGTDVFGSARDLAALSHGHPDGNRPAGVLGVAISLLLREIPLHESLLRAVAAWEPADSRPRLLDRALSLGATSPVGFVPGADQLDAMSAGRTGTEALAVALRVAAACPDDFATAVAAASDHGGDIRTTAVLCGQLLGAAHGPAAIPLPWSEKPAALAALERLAEDAAAEFGPYPDESAEWLQRYPVGAPAHAPDRRRSLHAVPRLAASRDRFLGAVLGCAIGEALGTPIAGNSWSDIQDRHGPQGLRNYVPAGHPAGRLGSDTQLLLFSLEGTIRAGVSRRTGEVADPSRHIQHAYQRWLHTQHLSWGRAAGEFLKHTPAPDGWLVGHRALFQTRNPGRTMMRTLIAFAKGQQPMGTPEHPVSDSQGSTAVMRAVPAALWSDDPVEVFRVGQNTAALTHGDPVAYLSAGTLAFLVSRLLDGSDLSTAVDDALDELSGHRGQQEVSRKVAAAVRYAGSPETTPTHLETGIGNGWSAADALGIGLYAALVADGDIDAALPFAVNHSGNSATTGAVCGSLVGAQSGAAKIPDRWRTELELHDVIEQLAHDASLEFGPHPPDTEDWTTRYPPT
- a CDS encoding enoyl-CoA hydratase-related protein encodes the protein MGEELVHRTIDAGIATITLDSPRNRNALSAQLRRELRDHLAAALAADSVRVIVLDHTGPVFCAGMDLKESQSADADRQGVRELPELLETLWTSPKPVIAKLAGPARAGGVGIVAACDLAVAADSATFGFSEVRIGVVPAVISLTVLPRLQPRAAHELFLTGENFDATRAVEIGLLNSAVPAESLDDAVARYADMLSRGAPNALAATKELLRRPRAAAIAEDFDTVLELSASHFASEEGQEGIRAFTEKRPATWIPRQAE
- a CDS encoding barstar family protein, whose translation is MSKLEQPGVTAKTAAEDAERRGAAVHVLDGSDLISKRTTLDGIAAVLSFPEWAGRNLDALYDCLTDLSWLPEGEHVLIWSGAQHLAEHDPKAYEKINTVLRDAASNTICGRGFASILTRD
- the mmsB gene encoding 3-hydroxyisobutyrate dehydrogenase, yielding MAVIGFIGLGHMGGPMSANLVKAGHTVRGFDLVPAALEAAQANGVTVAGSVAEAVTGAEAVITMLPSGKHLLDCYEQVLPAAQPGVLLIDSSTVDVADARAAHELAGAEGFGSLDAPVSGGTAGAEAGTLTFMVGGAEEHFQRAEPLLEPMARKVIHCGGPGNGQVTKMCNNLILGASMVAVGEAFVLGERLGLSNQALYDVASISTGQCWALTTNCPVPDLVETSRANHDYEPGFSAALMLKDLKLAESAAQQSGTDASIGRLATELYQRFNEEGGGSYDFSAIIRSIREHSERAEATGTSA
- a CDS encoding enoyl-CoA hydratase/isomerase family protein, giving the protein MTTPAPEQVLLSVEGALGRITLNRPKAINSLTLDMVRSITTALRQWSSEDQVQAVLIEGAGDRGLCAGGDIRALYDAAKAQDDVLPKAFWGEEYRLNTMLAHYPKPVVGLMDGVCMGGGVGISAHGSHRVVTERTKIGMPEVGIGFVPDVGGTFLLSRAPGELGTHLALTGAPVGGADAVALDLADHYLPSDRIDDLIKALTAGDADAALARFAEAPPESPVAAQREWIDAAYAADDVAEILARLRARPEEGAAKAADAIETKSPTSLKLTLRALRSRPESLEVALDQEFRIALRCLTAGDFVEGVRATLVDKDRDPKWSPNRLDDVSEDQLQRFFASLGADELGLSG
- a CDS encoding acyl-CoA dehydrogenase family protein, giving the protein MSVAAVSGPSGAVSPFALTEDQRAIQQLAREFAVEQLAPHAVQWDQDKHFPVDVLRAAGELGIGGIYVDEAYGGTGLSRFESVLIFEALASGDPSVAAYLSIHNMVAGMIDRFGDAEQRARWLPALCSLEARASYCLTEPEAGSDAAALQTRAVRDGDDYVLTGVKQFISGGGSSDVYVVMARTGESGSKGISTFIVEGDAEGLSFGPNEKKMGWNAQPTRQVILDGVRVPENRRLGPEGIGFKIAMAGLDGGRLSIASCSLGGARAALDQSLGYVRERSAFGSKLSEFQVLQFKLADMATELEAARMLLWRAAWALDARDQDATRLCAMAKRLATDVGFTVANEALQIHGGYGYLAEYGLEKIVRDLRVHQILEGTNEIMRLIISRGLLESAS